Proteins from a genomic interval of Xylocopa sonorina isolate GNS202 chromosome 4, iyXylSono1_principal, whole genome shotgun sequence:
- the LOC143422863 gene encoding exosome complex component MTR3 isoform X2, which produces MPIDQRRINGPEISIPYHIYSNFKNNDYEIKHDFSKRSDERGSSEMRKIFLKTGIVSQAKGSAYIEMGDTKVICSVFDPREVPNKNGYCVQGEIYCEFKFATFSCQKRKIHQQNAEEKQYSLILQRALEPAVCLGIYGDHCLMDPTDTEEEICNTRPENQDDFNHGIITLASLPQHNQITEVLLIGNVDVNSITNATETLTTANKDICPVLQQCLIKTIMKLHN; this is translated from the exons ATGCCTATCGATCAAAGACGAATTAATGGCCCAGAAATATCGATACCTTACCATATTTATAGTAATTTTAAAAACAATGATTATGAAATAAAACATGATTTTAGCAAAAGAAGCGATGAACGAGGCAGCAGCGAAATGAGAAAAATAT TTTTGAAAACTGGTATCGTAAGTCAGGCAAAGGGATCTGCGTATATAGAAATGGGAGATACGAAAGTAATTTGTTCTGTATTTGATCCCAGAGAAGTACCTAATAAAAATGGCTACTGTGTACAAGGAGAAATTTATTGTGAATTTAAATTTGCCACTTTCTCTTGTCAGAAGCGAAAAATTCATCAGCAAAATGCAGAAGAGAAACAATACAGTTTAATTTTACAAAGAGCATTGGAACCAGCAGTATGCTTG GGCATATATGGTGATCATTGTCTAATGGATCCTACGGATACAGAAGAAGAAATATGTAATACACGACCAGAGAACCAAGATGACTTTAATCATGGGATAATAACGCTAGCTAGTCTTCCACAACATAATCAAATTACCGAAGTATTGTTAATTGGAAATGTTGATGTAAACTCTATTACAAATGCAACAGAGACATTAACAACGGCTAACAAAGATATTTGTCCCGTACTGCAACAATGTTTAATAAAAACTATTATGAAGCTACATAactag
- the LOC143422863 gene encoding exosome complex component MTR3 isoform X1, which produces MPIDQRRINGPEISIPYHIYSNFKNNDYEIKHDFSKRSDERGSSEMRKIFLKTGIVSQAKGSAYIEMGDTKVICSVFDPREVPNKNGYCVQGEIYCEFKFATFSCQKRKIHQQNAEEKQYSLILQRALEPAVCLHEFPNFQVDVYAMVLDNAGSSLAAAIMAASTALANAGVPMFGLVTASTIGIYGDHCLMDPTDTEEEICNTRPENQDDFNHGIITLASLPQHNQITEVLLIGNVDVNSITNATETLTTANKDICPVLQQCLIKTIMKLHN; this is translated from the exons ATGCCTATCGATCAAAGACGAATTAATGGCCCAGAAATATCGATACCTTACCATATTTATAGTAATTTTAAAAACAATGATTATGAAATAAAACATGATTTTAGCAAAAGAAGCGATGAACGAGGCAGCAGCGAAATGAGAAAAATAT TTTTGAAAACTGGTATCGTAAGTCAGGCAAAGGGATCTGCGTATATAGAAATGGGAGATACGAAAGTAATTTGTTCTGTATTTGATCCCAGAGAAGTACCTAATAAAAATGGCTACTGTGTACAAGGAGAAATTTATTGTGAATTTAAATTTGCCACTTTCTCTTGTCAGAAGCGAAAAATTCATCAGCAAAATGCAGAAGAGAAACAATACAGTTTAATTTTACAAAGAGCATTGGAACCAGCAGTATGCTTG CATGAATTTCCTAACTTTCAAGTAGATGTATATGCAATGGTTTTGGATAATGCCGGATCTTCGTTAGCAGCTGCGATTATGGCTGCTAGTACTGCTTTAGCTAATGCAGGTGTTCCTATGTTTGGTTTAGTTACAGCTTCGACTATA GGCATATATGGTGATCATTGTCTAATGGATCCTACGGATACAGAAGAAGAAATATGTAATACACGACCAGAGAACCAAGATGACTTTAATCATGGGATAATAACGCTAGCTAGTCTTCCACAACATAATCAAATTACCGAAGTATTGTTAATTGGAAATGTTGATGTAAACTCTATTACAAATGCAACAGAGACATTAACAACGGCTAACAAAGATATTTGTCCCGTACTGCAACAATGTTTAATAAAAACTATTATGAAGCTACATAactag
- the Nd-18 gene encoding NADH:ubiquinone oxidoreductase subunit 18, giving the protein MALRVLSSLHLGSNSAKCYGSARFFATSSKEVVPLPICKKFSPNVATKEEQLAEESRKEARIVVPDIEDVGICSGVPVEHIKTRTVRIHCPAKSAMQSGTNNVNYWQIDFDTRERWENPLMGWTSTGDPLSNLQVGFATKEEAITHCNKMGWKYYIQKPNVNNPKPRNYGTNFSWNKRTRVSTK; this is encoded by the exons ATGGCACTTCGGGTGTTATCAAGTTTACATTTAGGCAGTAATTCTGCTAAATGTTATGG ATCTGCAAGATTCTTTGCAACTTCAAGTAAAGAGGTAGTTCCTCTTCCGATATGCAAGAAATTTTCACCTAACGTAGCAACTAAAGAAGAGCAGTTGGCCGAAGAATCTAGAAAGGAAGCTAGAATTGTTGTACCGGACATAGAAGATGTTGGTATATGCTCGGGAGTCCCAGTGGAGCATATAAAAACACGTACAGTTCGTATTCATTGCCCTGCTAAAAGTGCTATGCAATCGGGGACGAATAATGTAAATTATTGGCAAATAGACTTTGATACACGAGAACGTTGGGAGAATCCCCTCATGGGATGGACTTCAAC AGGGGATCCCTTGTCTAATCTACAAGTAGGATTTGCTACAAAGGAAGAAGCTATTACACATTGTAACAAAATGGGATGGAAGTACTATATTCAAAAGCCGAATGTTAATAATCCCAAGCCTCGTAACTACGGTACCAACTTTTCATGGAATAAACGTACCAGAGTTTCAACTAAATAA
- the Tbp gene encoding TATA binding protein, producing the protein MDQMLPSPGFSIPSIGTPLHQPEEDQQILPNALQQQQQQQQQQQQQQQQQQQQSQQQQQTQQQYPLQQLHAMSPNISGSMLMIGTPPKGAIHTYATAPTFATPQSLMQPQTPQNMMSPLVQSTNHIAPPSIGPSTPGPMTPMTPASADPGILPQLQNIVSTVNLNCKLDLKKIALHARNAEYNPKRFAAVIMRIREPRTTALIFSSGKMVCTGAKSEEDSRLAARKYARIIQKLGFPAKFLDFKIQNMVGSCDVKFPIRLEGLVLTHGQFSSYEPELFPGLIYRMVKPRIVLLIFVSGKVVLTGAKVRQEIYEAFDNIYPILKSFKKQ; encoded by the exons ATGGATCAAATGCTACCGAGTCCTGGATTCAGCATACCTAGCATAGGTACTCCTTTGCATCAGCCAGAGGAGGATCAGCAAATTTTGCCTAATGCGctgcaacaacagcaacaacagcagcagcagcagcaacaacagcagcaacaacagcaacaacaatctcagcagcagcaacaaacaCAGCAGCAATACCCATTGCAACAATTACATGCAATGAGTCCAAATATTTCAGGCAGTATGTTGATGATCGGAACACCACCAAAGGGTGCTATACACACTTATGCAACAGCACCTACATTTGCAACGCCACAAAGTCTCATGCAACCACAAACACCg CAAAATATGATGTCACCGTTAGTCCAAAGTACTAATCATATAGCTCCTCCATCGATTGGTCCATCTACTCCTGGTCCTATGACCCCTATGACGCCAGCTTCAGCGGATCCAGGGATACTGCCACAACTTCA GAACATTGTCTCTACAGTTAATTTAAACTGCAAGTTAGATTTAAAGAAAATAGCTCTACATGCGAGGAATGCAGAATACAATCCAAAGAGATTTGCAGCAGTTATTATGAGGATAAGAGAACCAAGAACTACTGCTCTAATATTTAGTAGTGGGAAAATGGTTTGCACTGGAGCTAAAAGTGAAGAAGATTCTAGATTAGCTGCAAGAAAATATGCCAGAATTATTCAGAAGCTTGGCTTTCCT GCTAAGTTTCTCGACTTCAAAATACAAAATATGGTAGGCAGCTGTGATGTGAAATTTCCAATTAGATTAGAAGGCTTAGTACTTACTCATGGACAGTTCTCTTCATATGAACCAGAACTATTTCCTGGATTAATATATCGAATGGTTAAACCCAGAATTGTTTTACTCATATTCGTTTCAGGAAAGGTAGTCCTAACAG GTGCAAAAGTTAGACAggagatttacgaagcatttgataaTATCTATCCAATTTTGAAGAGCTTTAAAAAACAATGA